In Notamacropus eugenii isolate mMacEug1 chromosome 1, mMacEug1.pri_v2, whole genome shotgun sequence, one genomic interval encodes:
- the LOC140519074 gene encoding uncharacterized protein → MPNIYFLRIFFMIIFIVVILNSLLFYWMKSMEDTSQHQKPTDVCRGEIARGTITPLENSKTFIIAPYFDKRYLNLTRIIGIIHQEEVKELYCWFCCQPFGNISIIRAGIDILEDNFGFPYGAVNLLCSLPQNCNAQYVSIHWSPNGDINQMPRFTIRNQEAHVPSSDFTVCISPMFANYKNVLQFIQSMEMYKILGAQTVMIYKTNCSQLLEKVLEYYVDEGTAEVISWPITSYLIASSTWLFDIAGGDIGYYGQVTALNDCIYRNMYRSHFVVLNDIDEILLPIGSPDWKTMMRRIDEDQGKFGVFMFMSFLFPNTLYGSHLKYNISSWTIIPGVDILKHIYRETYQQRHDKPKKLIVKPQSVIQISVHRVPKSFNETLQVSPQVGFIYHCRYASPEYMAQKLFIRDDRIWNYGESLIQNVNVVLKKVLSPDMEKTLFF, encoded by the coding sequence ATgccaaatatatattttctaaggatttttttcatgataatttttattgttgtgaTCCTGAACTCACTGTTATTCTACTGGATGAAATCAATGGAGGACACATCCCAGCATCAAAAACCAACAGATGTGTGCAGAGGGGAGATTGCTAGAGGTACAATCACCCCATTAGAAAATTCCAAAACTTTTATCATAGCTCCTTATTTTGATAAGAGGTACCTGAATCTCACCCGCATCATTGGTATCATTCACCAAGAGGAAGTGAAAGAGCTTTATTGTTGGTTCTGCTGCCAGCCCTTTGGTAACATTTCTATAATCAGAGCAGGGATAGATATTCTTGAAGATAATTTTGGGTTTCCTTATGGTGCTGTTAATCTGCTCTGCTCTCTGCCTCAGAACTGTAATGCCCAGTATGTGTCAATTCACTGGTCCCCAAATGGTGACATCAACCAGATGCCAAGGTTTACAATCAGAAATCAAGAGGCCCATGTTCCTTCTTCAGACTTCACAGTATGTATCTCCCCCATGTTCGCAAATTACAAAAATGTTTTACAATTCATACAAAGTATGGAGATGTATAAAATTCTTGGGGCTCAGACAGTCATGATCTATAAAACTAACTGCAGTCAGCTTCTAGAAAAAGTCCTGGAATATTATGTTGATGAAGGTACAGCTGAAGTCATCTCTTGGCCCATCACATCCTACCTCATAGCATCTTCTACCTGGCTCTTTGATATAGCGGGAGGAGACATTGGCTATTATGGACAAGTGACAGCCCTCAATGACTGCATCTATCGCAATATGTATAGAAGTCACTTTGTGGTGCTGAATGACATTGATGAAATTCTGCTGCCCATTGGTTCCCCTGACTGGAAAACAATGATGAGAAGAATTGATGAAGATCAGGGAAAATTTGGAGTTTTCATGTTTATGAGCTTTCTCTTCCCTAATACTCTCTATGGATCTCACCTCAAATATAACATTTCATCATGGACAATTATCCCTGGAGTTGATATCCTGAAGCATATTTACAGGGAGACTTACCAACAGAGACATGACAAACCAAAGAAATTGATAGTCAAACCCCAGAGTGTGATTCAAATTTCTGTCCACAGGGTTCCAAAGAGCTTCAATGAGACCCTTCAAGTTAGCCCACAGGTGGGCTTTATATACCACTGCAGATATGCCAGTCCTGAATATATGGCTCAAAAACTTTTCATTAGGGATGACCGAATATGGAATTATGGTGAATCCTTAATTCAAAATGTTAATGTAGTTTTGAAAAAGGTGCTTTCCCCAGATATGGAAAAGACACTGTTTTTTTGA